AAAAAAATATTGGCTTATGCGCTAAGAAATATGAAGTCAAGGGATGGAGGGTTTTATTGCGCTGAAGATGCTGACTCGGAAGGCGTAGAGGGGAAATTTTATTTATGGACGAAAGATGAAATAGAATCAGTAATCGGAAAAGCGGATGCGAAGATTTTCTGCGGCATTTATGGCATAGATGCCAAGGGCAATTTTGGCGGAAAATGCATACCGAATCTTATAAATACAGATATAGACGGCCTTGAAAACGACGCAACATTGACCTCCAGACTTGAATGCATGATAAATAAACTTTATGAATACAGAGAAAAGAGGATTCACCCTTTTAAGGATGACAAGATACTGACATCTGTAAACGGGTTGATGATAGCCTCCCTTGCATATGCTGGGAGAATATTTGCCGATAAAGTATACATATCGGCTGCTAAAGACTGTGCCGATTTTGTTCTCGATCATTTGGTTAGAGATGATGGAAGGCTTATGGCAAGATACCGTGAGGGCGATGCATCATATTTGGGATATCTTGATGATTATTCGTTTTTCATATATGGATTGATACAGTTATATGAATCTACATTTGATCTTAAATATTTAGAAAAGGCAGCAGGATTGAACAATGACATGATTAGATTTTTTTGGGATAAAGAAGACGGCGGGTTCTTTTCATATGGAAGCGACAGCGAAAAACTTATAGCAAGGCCAAAGCAGGTTTATGACGGTGCCGTTCCCTCCGGTAATTCTGTAGCCGCCTATAATCTGATGATGCTTGCAAAGATTACCAAAGATACGGCTCTTGAAGACAAAGCCAATAAACTGTTCGAAACATTTTCCAGAAAAGTGAATGATAATCCATGTTCATACTGTTTCTTTTTAGCCGCACTCTTGTTGAGTATAAACCATGGAGAAGAAATAGTGATTTCGGGCTCAGATGCAAACGCTTATGATATGCTGAGTGAAATCAACAGGAGGTATATGCCTTTTTCATCTGTGGTTTTAAATGATGGAAAGCACTATGATATATTGACTTATTTGAAGGATATGCCGGAAGTCTGCGGTAAAACTGCGGCATATTTATGCCGCAATTTTACATGCAACCGTCCGGTTACAGAAAAAGCTGCATTTGCCGAAATGCTGGATAAACAGCATGACTGAGTGAATGATTGCCAAGGAAGAAGTTTTTATACTGCGCTAAAGAATAGATTATCAAGATGCAAGCTTTGCTGCTAAGGCAATTGGCCTTCGCGTTTTACCTGAAGGTCTATCTCTTCTGTAATATTGCAAAGATCCGGAAACAGTGAGAATCTCGTTATGCCATAACGTGTCAGTTGCTCTTTGATAAAGTTTATGCTTTCTGATGCGATAGAAATTTTAAAAAGGTAGTCGGAGGCATCATTGAACATATTAAGAGGAACAATTTTTTTCGTATGGGGAAAGACCGTGAATACTCCTCTTTGAGCTAATATTCTTGGATTATTTATTGGTCCTACTATGGCTGCAGGTTTTTTCGTTTTTAAGATATTGGCATTCGGGCCAAAGAGGGTATTGACCGGTTTTTCATCTATATTCGGGATATAACCCGGCTTTACAAAGCTGTAGAATGAAAAAGCTTCATTGAGTTTAACAGGGCTTAGGACCCAGACAGCCGCATCATTTCCTACACTGGATGGAAGCTGGTCTATTGAGAAGAAAAGTGCAACAAATGCATCGCGGGACCAGTCCATCAATCTTGTCGGTACTCCATAATGCTGCATCAAAAATAACCAGTGCCAGTATGCTGCCGAATTATCCGCTATAGGGTATGGCGGTACGCATTGCACATCGGGAATTGCAAGAGATTTAAACTTCGAAAGATATACTATTTCAAGCTCGGGGTTCAAGGGTTTTCTGCCTATCTTCGGTATAAGATCGAATTTTGCGTCAGGCTGACCACGATACCAGAGTTCACATTTTTTATTGTTAGGGGGACATATATCCTTGAATGCCATATCTATTATCCTGAGGTACTGCTGCACTGAGCCAGCCCTCCCTATGGTCCTGACGAGTGAACTTTCAGTAGCTGCTTTTCTATATTCTGCATCAATATTCACTTTTTCGATCCTCCTTTATTAGCAGATATTAGCAGAGTATGTAAAGGATCATGAATTGTGACTTATTTGCCGAAATATCGACATATTTTAAAATGTATGGATTATGGGTGCATATTTTATATTCGAAATCAAAAATTGAAGTATAATATAAGAGTATGGCGTATATTCTTCAAACAGTTTTGATATACTTGATATAGCCATAAGAGTATAGATTTAAATAACATGATGGATTGAATCCGGAGAGGGGCATTTATGGAAATTCTTGATAATAAATTGATGGATATAGTAAATAGAAAAGGGTTGGAGAAATGTTTGTTAAATTGCAATTTCGGGTTGGAGAAAGAAAATATAAGAGTCGATGAAACGGGGAGGCTTGTCCAAACTCCGCATCCTGCAATTTTCGGAAACAGGTTAAAGAATCCATATATAAAGACTGATTTTTCCGAAAGCCAGGTGGAGATGGCAACTCCTGTGTGCCATACGATAGAGGATACATATAATTCGCTGGAGATGATTCACGATACTGTATGCCTGAACATAGGAGGCGAATACCTGTGGCCTCAGAGCAACCCGCCGGCTCTTCCAGAGGAGGATGAAATACCTATAGCCAACATGGGCGATGAATATGAAGACAGGTTCAGGGCTGTGTTAGCCATGAAATATGGAAGGAAGAGGCAGGTGATAAGCGGCATACACTACAATTTTTCATTTGATGAGGCATTTATAGATTCTATTTGCGGGGAATTCCCGGATGAGGGAAGCTTTATGGATTTTAGAAATAAATTATACCTTAAAATATGCAGAAATTTTATGAGATACAGATGGATGCTTATATATATGACAGGAGCAAGTCCGGTATTTCACGACACGTTTATAAAGAAATATGTTGATGAAAGCTGCAGGATGGCTGATGGCACATGCTATTATCAGAACATGGTCTCTTTAAGGAACAGTGATTATGGCTATAAAAACAGGAATAATTTTTATATCCCTTTTGACTCTGTTGACGGATATGTCGGTGAAATAAAAAAATATGTCGATTCAGGAGAGCTTCAGGATATTTGCGAGTTTTACGGGCCTATAAGGTTAAAGACGGGAAATGATGATAATCTGTCCCATGAGCTTATAGAAAAGGGCATACAATATATAGAAATAAGGATTCTGGATTTGAATCCGCTGTATAAAATCGGAATAAGCAGGGGCATATTATATTTTATACATATGTTTCTCCTGTATATGCTGTTTAAGGACG
The sequence above is drawn from the Clostridiales bacterium genome and encodes:
- the gshAB gene encoding bifunctional glutamate--cysteine ligase GshA/glutathione synthetase GshB, translating into MEILDNKLMDIVNRKGLEKCLLNCNFGLEKENIRVDETGRLVQTPHPAIFGNRLKNPYIKTDFSESQVEMATPVCHTIEDTYNSLEMIHDTVCLNIGGEYLWPQSNPPALPEEDEIPIANMGDEYEDRFRAVLAMKYGRKRQVISGIHYNFSFDEAFIDSICGEFPDEGSFMDFRNKLYLKICRNFMRYRWMLIYMTGASPVFHDTFIKKYVDESCRMADGTCYYQNMVSLRNSDYGYKNRNNFYIPFDSVDGYVGEIKKYVDSGELQDICEFYGPIRLKTGNDDNLSHELIEKGIQYIEIRILDLNPLYKIGISRGILYFIHMFLLYMLFKDDETYDMQNHLTAEKNAQIISFQGRQEGLFLYDDSSCSVPFKDKALDILNAMLEMLKCLNLDSEYLSGLIEEAKDMVKNPSKTFSGIIFDEAREKSYMGFHMGKAVKYLNESRKKIIV
- a CDS encoding FRG domain-containing protein, with the translated sequence MNIDAEYRKAATESSLVRTIGRAGSVQQYLRIIDMAFKDICPPNNKKCELWYRGQPDAKFDLIPKIGRKPLNPELEIVYLSKFKSLAIPDVQCVPPYPIADNSAAYWHWLFLMQHYGVPTRLMDWSRDAFVALFFSIDQLPSSVGNDAAVWVLSPVKLNEAFSFYSFVKPGYIPNIDEKPVNTLFGPNANILKTKKPAAIVGPINNPRILAQRGVFTVFPHTKKIVPLNMFNDASDYLFKISIASESINFIKEQLTRYGITRFSLFPDLCNITEEIDLQVKREGQLP
- a CDS encoding thioredoxin domain-containing protein produces the protein MDNQKKIPNRLINEKSPYLLQHAYNPVDWYPWGKEAFEKAELEDKPVFLSIGYSTCHWCHVMERESFEDGEVADVLNKYFISVKVDREERPDIDSIYMDICQMMNGNGGWPLTIIMTPDKKPFFTGTYFPKNNRYGHPGLIEILNAAWESWHKKRAQIAELGDSIVETINSDDKGKETNVCGMDTVERAFKRLAGIFDAVYGGFGNAPKFPMPHILLFLLRYMNVTEDNNALEIVNKTLESMYKGGIFDHIGFGFSRYSTDRKWLVPHFEKMLYDNALLSIAYAEGYAVTKRKLYRDVCKKILAYALRNMKSRDGGFYCAEDADSEGVEGKFYLWTKDEIESVIGKADAKIFCGIYGIDAKGNFGGKCIPNLINTDIDGLENDATLTSRLECMINKLYEYREKRIHPFKDDKILTSVNGLMIASLAYAGRIFADKVYISAAKDCADFVLDHLVRDDGRLMARYREGDASYLGYLDDYSFFIYGLIQLYESTFDLKYLEKAAGLNNDMIRFFWDKEDGGFFSYGSDSEKLIARPKQVYDGAVPSGNSVAAYNLMMLAKITKDTALEDKANKLFETFSRKVNDNPCSYCFFLAALLLSINHGEEIVISGSDANAYDMLSEINRRYMPFSSVVLNDGKHYDILTYLKDMPEVCGKTAAYLCRNFTCNRPVTEKAAFAEMLDKQHD